A window of Acidobacteriota bacterium contains these coding sequences:
- a CDS encoding indolepyruvate oxidoreductase subunit beta, translating to MKKDIILAGVGGQGILSIAYVIDEAAVESGLNIKQAEIHGMAQRGGAVYSHLRISSSPIASDLIPKGSADLIISIEPIEGLRYLSYLAPDGILITNSSPVRNIPNYPDMEKVMGDILSLKKHIIIDAESLARRAGSFRAQNMVMLGASSAYLSLDRELLKKYIGELFSPRGEKIVELNLSAFAFGERIGRFYTLLLEEGVPPLSAFLLSSKIEAGEALTESVDLWGKLLSSRAEEFVPILKEFSGEISPRAEVPKKLLGLSLEKVDKEELFSILAG from the coding sequence ATGAAGAAAGACATAATCTTGGCGGGCGTTGGCGGACAGGGGATACTCTCGATAGCCTATGTCATCGACGAGGCTGCGGTGGAATCGGGGCTTAACATCAAACAGGCAGAGATCCACGGTATGGCTCAGCGGGGAGGAGCTGTTTATTCCCATCTCAGGATCTCATCCTCCCCCATCGCCAGCGACCTGATACCTAAGGGAAGCGCCGACCTCATCATCTCGATCGAGCCCATTGAGGGATTGCGTTATCTTTCCTATCTCGCTCCCGATGGCATACTGATAACCAACAGTAGCCCGGTGAGGAATATTCCCAACTATCCCGATATGGAGAAGGTGATGGGGGATATCCTCTCCCTTAAAAAACACATCATAATAGATGCAGAGTCGCTGGCGCGGAGAGCGGGCTCCTTTCGGGCGCAGAATATGGTGATGCTTGGGGCTTCTTCCGCTTACCTTTCTTTAGATAGGGAGTTACTTAAGAAGTATATCGGGGAGCTCTTCTCCCCGCGCGGGGAGAAGATAGTGGAGTTGAACCTCTCCGCTTTTGCCTTCGGTGAGCGGATAGGGCGGTTTTACACCTTGCTTCTGGAGGAAGGTGTTCCTCCACTTTCCGCATTTCTGCTTTCCTCAAAGATAGAAGCAGGGGAGGCGCTGACGGAGAGTGTGGACCTCTGGGGGAAGCTTCTTTCCTCCCGGGCAGAGGAGTTTGTCCCCATTCTCAAGGAGTTTTCCGGGGAGATATCTCCTCGGGCAGAGGTACCGAAGAAGCTCCTCGGGCTTTCATTGGAGAAGGTTGATAAAGAAGAGCTCTTCTCCATCTTAGCCGGTTGA